The Camelina sativa cultivar DH55 chromosome 14, Cs, whole genome shotgun sequence genome includes a window with the following:
- the LOC104741461 gene encoding OPA3-like protein: MVLPLMKLGTLLVKTISKPLASQLKHQAKVHPKFRQSIINFAQRNHRITTQMQRRIYGHATDVEIRPLDEEKAVQAAVDLIGELFLFGVGGAVVVFEVQRSSRSEARKEEARKQELEELRLKDEALEKQVADLKSKLEELEQLAKARGLSGVFQLKPQPSTTSSGTAAKSN; this comes from the exons atggtgttgCCGTTGATGAAACTGGGCACACTCTTGGTTAAAACCATAAGTAAACCCTTGGCTAGTCAGCTCAAGCATCAAGCTAAGGTTCATCCCAAGTTTCGCCAATCTATCATCAACTTCGCTCAG AGGAATCATCGAATCACGACGCAAATGCAAAGAAGGATATATGGTCATGCCACTGATGTAGAGATTCGTCCCTTGGACGAAGAAAAGGCTGTTCAAGCTGCTGTTGATCTCATTGGAGAGCTCTTCCTCTTTGGG GTAGGTGGAGCCGTTGTTGTTTTTGAGGTGCAGAGAAGTTCTCGGTCAGAAGCAAGAAAAGAGGAAGCACGTAAGCAAGAGCTAGAG GAGTTAAGATTGAAAGATGAAGCACTGGAAAAGCAAGTCGCAGATCTCAAGAGCAAGCTAGAGGAGCTTGAACAACTTGCGAAAGCACGCGGACTGAGCGGCGTTTTCCAGTTAAAACCACAGCCCAGTACTACAAGTAGCGGGACGGCAGCAAAATCCAATTGA
- the LOC104741464 gene encoding uncharacterized protein LOC104741464 isoform X2, translating to MAEENNTTSSSAEKKPTPEIGSGSGKRIPYYNPPESVNPDQATLREQWKFAIRQYSKWYSHAWGTAILAGGLFFGLGWIIKGSNPLPSLQSSSKPPPPGRDDEK from the coding sequence ATGGCGGAGGAGAACAACACTACCTCATCGTCGGCGGAGAAGAAACCGACGCCGGAGATCGGATCGGGTTCTGGTAAAAGGATTCCGTATTATAACCCACCGGAGTCGGTGAATCCGGATCAGGCGACGCTAAGGGAGCAGTGGAAGTTCGCGATTAGGCAGTACAGCAAATGGTACTCTCACGCTTGGGGGACTGCGATTCTTGCCGGAGGACTCTTCTTTGGACTCGGTTGGATCATCAAGGGCTCTaatcctcttccttctcttcaatCGAGTTCTAAGCCACCTCCTCCTGGACGCGATGATGAGAAATGA
- the LOC104741462 gene encoding transcription factor VOZ1-like isoform X1 — translation MTGKRTKTNCRSASHKLFKDKAKNRVDDLQGMLLDLQSARKESRGTDVSLLEEQVNQMLREWKSELNEPSPASSLQQGGTLGSFSSDICRLLQLCDEEDDATSKLAAPKPEPADQNLEAGKAAVFQRGYNFVQGKSEHGFPLADHCKDPPLVVGNNNFVGTANLEYNQFDLQQEFEPNFNGGFNDCPSYGVEGPLHISTFMPTICPPPSAFLGPKCALWDCPRPAQGFDWFQDYCSSFHAALAFNEGPPGMNPVVRPGGIGLKDGLLFAALSAKAGGKDVGIPECEGAATAKSPWNAPELFDLTVLESETLREWLFFDKPRRAFESGNRKQRSLPDYNGRGWHESRKQIMVEFGGLKRSYYMDPQPLQHFEWHLYEYEINKCDACALYRLELKLVDGKKNSKGKVSNDSVADLQKQMGRLTAEFPPENNNMTTTTTNNNNNKRCIKGRPKVNTKVATVNVQNTVEQATDYGVGEEFNYLVGNLSDYYIA, via the exons ATGACGGGAAAGAGAACTAAGACTAATTGCAGATCTGCTTCGCACAAGCTGTTCAAAGATAAGGCTAAGAACCGTGTTGATGATTTGCAAGGCATGCTTTTGGATCTTCAATCCGCTAGGAAAGAGTCTAGGGGTACTGATGTCTCTCTCCTTGAGGAGCAAGTGAATCAGATGCTTCGTGAGTGGAAATCTGAGCTCAACGAACCTTCTCCTGCTTCTTCCTTGCAACAA GGTGGTACTCTGGGCTCTTTCTCATCAGACATTTGTCGGCTGCTTCAGCtctgtgatgaagaagatgatgctaCCAGCAAATTAGCTGCTCCCAAGCCTGAGCCTGCTGATCAGAATCTTGAAGCTGGCAAAGCTGCTGTCTTTCAAAGG GGATACAATTTTGTTCAGGGGAAGTCAGAACATGGATTTCCGTTGGCTGATCATTGCAAAGATCCGCCTTTAGTAGTTGGCAACAACAACTTTGTTGGAACTGCTAATCTGGAATATAATCAGTTTGATCTGCAACAAGAGTTTGAGCCAAACTTCAATGGTGGTTTCAACGATTGTCCCAGTTACGGTGTTGAGGGTCCTCTGCATATCTCTACTTTTATGCCGACTATCTGTCCTCCACCTTCTGCGTTCTTGGGTCCAAAATGTGCTCTTTGGGATTGTCCTAGGCCAGCTCAAGGATTCGACTGGTTCCAGGATTACTGCAGCAGCTTCCATGCTGCACTGGCTTTCAATGAAGGGCCACCAGGTATGAATCCTGTTGTGCGTCCAGGAGGCATTGGTTTGAAAGACGGTCTTCTTTTTGCTGCTCTTAGCGCCAAAGCTGGAGGGAAAGATGTTGGTATTCCTGAATGTGAAGGAGCTGCAACTGCGAAATCTCCATGGAATGCTCCAG AGCTCTTTGATCTCACGGTTCTAGAGAGTGAGACACTAAGGGAGTGGCTATTCTTTGACAAACCAAGGAGGGCCTTTGAGAGTGGGAACAGAAAGCAAAGATCTTTACCAGATTACAATGGTCGCGGTTGGCATGAGTCACGTAAACAGATCATGGTCGAGTTTGGAGGGCTAAAGAGATCTTACTACATGGATCCACAGCCTCTGCAACATTTTGAATGGCACCTTTACGAATACGAGATCAACAAGTGCGATGCTTGTGCCTTGTACAGACTCGAGCTCAAGCTCGTTGATGGGAAGAAGAATTCAAAGGGAAAAGTTTCAAACGACTCGGTGGCAGATTTGCAGAAGCAGATGGGAAGACTCACAGCTGAGTTCCCTCCAGAAAACAACAATATgactaccaccaccaccaacaacaacaacaacaaacgtTGCATCAAAGGAAGACCAAAAGTGAACACTAAAGTTGCCACCGTGAATGTTCAGAACACAGTAGAGCAGGCCACTGACTATGGAGTAGGTGAAGAGTTTAACTATCTGGTCGGAAATCTAAGCGACTATTATATCGCCTga
- the LOC104741469 gene encoding snRNA-activating protein complex subunit-like, with protein sequence MESESESENNERSEHRATTSLVPRGGPIYLPNMVGNISTVPEFRSSFLNLLEDLDTHLSPSSSSQRFDVSTDDLKIYTDEELTEMAMKEAFPEDENLSQKELELSLNASHHAKRKRTVKNTGVKKRTEKKTDEAYLARVEQLAKIKQKQEEDKAAVMLHCFSKTCETGKDVAAPPDGYEQMQSLKFIYNNYTKVKPSDIQGQVETLFPEVILCVEIYNSRKVKTQEILVLGRQMLTELKDKIHCLTDHVMKKAGKYNPSGYFLIEDVFHNDSRNPSVKDYSYPILDWIWNSKDEALKKWECILTGELHKKQKAVLGESKSMDVPRFRTTNMQSTRFCDIRFRVGASYLYCHQGECKHMIVIRDMRLSHPEDVQSRTAYPIIFRSKPKFQKCGVCKINRASKVAVDNKWAHENPCYFCDVCLALLHSEEGSLGCDFPVYDYVHE encoded by the exons ATGGAGAGCGAGAGCGAGAGCGAGAACAACGAGAGAAGTGAACATAGAGCAACCACTTCATTGGTACCCAGAGGAGGACCCATTTATCTGCCAAACATGGTTGGAAACATTTCTACAGTCCCTGAGTTCCGTTCTTCTTTTCTCAACCTACTCGAGGATTTGGATACTCATTTATCTCCCTCATCATCTTCTCAGCGATTTGATGTCTC AACTGATGATCTCAAGATTTATACCGATGAGGAACTCACGGAGATGGCTATGAAGGAAGCCTTTCCT GAAGATGAAAACCTTTCCCAAAAGGAGCTCGAACTATCTTTAAACGCCTCTCATCA TGCAAAAAGGAAGAGGACTGTAAAGAATACTGGGGTAAAGAAGagaacagaaaaaaagactGAT GAAGCTTATCTTGCCAGAGTCGAGCAGCTTgcgaaaatcaaacaaaagcaGGAGGAGGATAAGGCAGCTGTGATGCTGCACTGCTTCAG CAAAACTTGTGAAACTGGTAAAGATGTAGCTGCACCTCCAGACGGTTATGAGCAGATGCAATCTCTTAAGTTCATATATAACAATTACACG AAAGTGAAGCCATCAGACATCCAGGGACAAGTGGAGACGCTATTTCCTGAAGTCATTTTGTGTGTTGAGATTTATAACAGTCGTAAGGTTAAG ACCCAAGAAATTTTGGTTCTAGGACGTCAAATGTTGACTGAATTGAAAGACAAGATTCACTGTCTTACAGACCACGTGATGAAAAAGGCTGGAAAGTATAACCCCTCTGGATACTTTCTCATAGAA GATGTCTTTCACAATGATTCAAGGAACCCGTCGGTCAAAGATTACAGCTACCCTATTTTAGATTGGATTTGGAACTCGAAAGATGAAGCTCTTAAAAAATGGGAATGCATTCTAACCGGCGAATTACATAAAAAGCAGAAAGCAGTTCTAGGTGAATCGAAATCCATGGATGTACCTCGTTTCAGAACTACAAACATGCAGAGTACACGCTTCTGTGACATAAGATTCAGAGTCGGAGCTAGTTATCTCTATTGTCATCAG GGAGAATGCAAGCACATGATAGTGATACGGGACATGAGGCTGAGTCATCCAGAGGATGTTCAGAGCAGAACAGCATACCCGATAATATTTCGATCGAAGCCCAAGTTTCAGAAATGCGGAGTTTGCAAGATAAATAGAGCTTCAAAGGTTGCAGTGGATAACAAGTGGGCACATGAGAATCCTTGTTATTTCTGTGATGTTTGTCTTGCACTCTTACACTCAGAGGAAGGCTCTCTTGGCTGTGACTTCCCAGTGTATGATTATGTGCATGAGTGA
- the LOC104741463 gene encoding uncharacterized protein LOC104741463 isoform X2, whose product MASTASSSSSSLLFPSRNFKSVPYRRRSFVSFIRFAKNPSAEEDILRFVAESDGKALPCVRTYENNSARLSLVGTVAFDQALTAAAADGGEAADDHLRENVPVMVVETVFPGGSDPKATVSTRLFLPTKKVKERAKKLRWSLSEDLSSGDLSKNILAMTFRQVVLRQLWNFQLVLFGPGAEREMGDFENPREVSTSFTLSSSDERAISVIAEVVCISALQSTEKSFLDDYLEKAKFPFFKWFSKHRRIASRDCSVVLHKVFDDEQNTNHLLEYYQSREENFKLADTRQRSRWWNMSADSKLEKIGGPGFSTWASEYLPAYRLEIDTTILADLKLEGWRKSSENKWEVLLTHSQMVGLAEALDIYFEDVYSLPKKQLPCDVSGNYANLPNEKRGLSLLKILSVTVASGILLLAVSTAAQFCFPQKGERKYPGKSQDIIWAESELLSHQSSDSSKLDSFCGLLVNKLKDAYSWVGEITLESSIGAWIGEVPDYLKETSRAKSVEDHIVTSSSLLEKLNEDAKASAQDIATYQVVLSPEGKIIGFQPTSRVAVNHWAANPLAKELYGGKKLSPGLIEPGLKSRPPTNVVVLELLMSVNSVRPFALVRPLLPQ is encoded by the exons ATGGCTTctactgcttcttcttcttcttcttcacttctctttcCCTCCAGAAATTTCAAATCTGTTCCATATCGGAGAAGAAGCTTCGTGTCTTTTATCCGTTTTGCTAAAAATCCTTCTGCGGAGGAGGACATTCTCCGTTTCGTGGCGGAATCAGATGGGAAGGCGCTTCCATGTGTACGGACTTACGAGAACAATTCAGCTCGGCTCAGTCTCGTTGGTACAGTAGCTTTTGATCAGGCTTTGACTGCGGCTGCTGCTGACGGTGGTGAAGCTGCCGATGATCATCTTCGTGAGAATGTCCCTGTTATGGTGGTCGAGACTGTTTTTCCCGGAGGATCTGACCCTAAGGCTACTGTGTCTACCAGATTG TTCTTGCCTACTAAAAAGGTTAAAGAGCGAGCTAAAAAGCTGCGGTGGTCTCTTTCCGAGGATCTTTCTAGTGGAGATTTGTCCAAGAACATACTTGCTATGACTTTTAGGCAAGTTGTTTTGAGACAACTGTGGAACTTTCAGCTTGTGTTGTTTGGACCTGGAGCTGAAAGAGAAATGGGAGATTTCGAAAACCCTCGAGAG GTTTCTACATCTTTCACTCTTAGCTCATCCGATGAACGGGCTATATCTGTTATTGCAGAAGTTGTATGCATCTCCGCTCTTCAAAGCACTGAGAAGAGTTTCCTTGATGATTATCTGGAAAAAGCTAAGTTTCCCTTTTTCAAGTGGTTCTCTAAACACAGGAGGATTGCTTCAAGAGATTGTTCAGTTGTCCTTCATAAGGTATTTGATGATGAGCAGAATACCAACCACTTGCTTGAGTATTACCAGTCAAGGGAGGAGAATTTTAAACTTGCAGACACTAGGCAAAGAAGTCGGTGGTGGAACATGTCTGCAGATTCGAAGTTGGAAAAAATTGGAGGCCCTGGATTTAGTACTTGGGCAAGCGAGTATTTACCTGCATATCGACTAGAGATTGATACTACAATACTTGCGGACCTAAAGCTTGAGGGGTGGAGAAAGTCCAGCGAGAATAAGTGGGAGGTTCTTCTAACTCACTCACAAATG GTTGGATTGGCTGAAGCATTGGATATTTACTTTGAAGATGTATACTCACTGCCCAAAAAACAGCTACCGTGTGATGTTTCTGGAAATTATGCAAACTTACCCAATGAAAAG AGAGGACTGTCTTTGTTGAAAATCCTATCTGTCACTGTGGCCAGTGgaattcttcttcttgctgTTAGTACTGCGGCTCAGTTCTGTTTTCCTCAGAAAGGCGAGAGAAAGTATCCTGGAAAAAGCCAAGATATCATATGGGCCGAGAGTGAGTTGTTATCTCATCAATCTTCAGATTCCTCTAAG TTGGATTCATTCTGTGGATTACTCGTCAACAAGCTCAAGGATGCTTACAGCTGGGTGGGGGAGATAACCCTAGAAAGCAGCATAGGTGCCTGGATTGGGGAAGTACCTGATTATTTGAAAGAAACCAGCAGAGCTAAGTCTGTTGAAGATCACATCGTTACAAGCTCTTCTCTTCTGGAAAAACTCAATGAAGATGCAAAGGCATCTGCGCAAGATATCGCTACTTACCAG GTAGTGTTATCACCTGAAGGTAAAATTATAGGGTTCCAACCAACAAGCCGGGTTGCTGTGAACCACTGGGCTGCTAATCCTTTAGCTAAAGAACTTTATGGAGGAAAAAAACTCTCGCCTG GGCTGATTGAGCCTGGTTTAAAGAGTCGCCCTCCAACAAATGTAGTTGTGTTGGAATTGTTAATGTCTGTAAATTCAGTTCGTCCTTTTGCATTGGTTAGACCATTATTACCACAATAA
- the LOC104741465 gene encoding ras-related protein RABA1i: MGAYRAEDDYDYLFKVVLTGDSGVGKSNLLSRFTRNDFSHDSRATIGVEFATRSIQCDDKIVKAQIWDTAGQERYRAITSAYYRGAVGALLVYDVTRHVTFENVERWLKELRDHTDANIVIMLVGNKADLRHLRAISTEEAKAFAERENTFFMETSALEAVNVDNAFTEVLTQIYRVVSKKALEAGDDPTTALPKGQMINVGSRDDISAVKKPGCCSA; the protein is encoded by the exons ATGGGAGCATACAGAGCAGAAGACGATTACGATTACCTATTCAAGGTGGTCTTAACCGGAGATTCCGGCGTCGGTAAATCTAACTTGCTATCTCGTTTCACCAGAAATGATTTCAGCCACGACTCACGTGCCACCATAGGTGTCGAATTCGCCACACGTAGCATCCAATGCGACGATAAGATTGTCAAGGCTCAAATCTGGGATACTGCTGGCCAAGAAAG GTACCGAGCCATCACGAGCGCATACTACAGAGGAGCCGTTGGTGCATTGCTTGTTTACGACGTGACACGTCATGTGACATTCGAGAACGTTGAGAGATGGCTAAAGGAGCTAAGGGACCACACGGATGCAAACATTGTGATCATGCTCGTTGGTAACAAAGCTGATCTTCGTCACCTCCGAGCCATCTcaacagaagaagcaaaggcttttgcagagagagagaatacCTTTTTCATGGAGACTTCCGCACTTGAAGCTGTGAATGTTGATAACGCTTTCACCGAAGTTCTCACTCAGATTTACAGAGTCGTTAGCAAGAAGGCTCTTGAAGCTGGAGATGATCCAACCACTGCTTTGCCTAAAGGACAGATGATTAACGTCGGAAGCCGTGATGATATCTCAGCTGTTAAAAAACCTGGTTGCTGCTCTGCATAG
- the LOC104741464 gene encoding uncharacterized protein LOC104741464 isoform X1 encodes MAEEKNTTSSSAEKKPTPGIGSGSGGKRIPYYNPPESVNPDQATLREQWKFAIRQYSKWYSHAWGTAILAGGLFFGLGWIIKGSNPLPSLQSSSKPPPPGRDDEK; translated from the exons ATGGCGGAGGAGAAGAACACTACTTCATCGTCGGCGGAGAAGAAACCGACGCCGGGGATCGGATCGGGTTCCGGTGGTAAAAGGATTCCGTATTATAACCCACCGGAGTCGGTGAATCCGGATCAGGCGACGCTAAGGGAGCAGTGGAAGTTCGCGATTCGGCAGTATAGCAAATGGTACTCTCACGCTTGGGGGACTGCGATTCTCGCCGGAGGACTCTTCTTTGGACTCGGTTGGATCATCAAGGGCTCTaatcctcttc cttctcttcaatCGAGTTCTAAGCCACCTCCTCCTGGACGCGATGATGAGAAATGA
- the LOC104741463 gene encoding uncharacterized protein LOC104741463 isoform X1 has translation MASTASSSSSSLLFPSRNFKSVPYRRRSFVSFIRFAKNPSAEEDILRFVAESDGKALPCVRTYENNSARLSLVGTVAFDQALTAAAADGGEAADDHLRENVPVMVVETVFPGGSDPKATVSTRLFLPTKKVKERAKKLRWSLSEDLSSGDLSKNILAMTFRQVVLRQLWNFQLVLFGPGAEREMGDFENPREQVSTSFTLSSSDERAISVIAEVVCISALQSTEKSFLDDYLEKAKFPFFKWFSKHRRIASRDCSVVLHKVFDDEQNTNHLLEYYQSREENFKLADTRQRSRWWNMSADSKLEKIGGPGFSTWASEYLPAYRLEIDTTILADLKLEGWRKSSENKWEVLLTHSQMVGLAEALDIYFEDVYSLPKKQLPCDVSGNYANLPNEKRGLSLLKILSVTVASGILLLAVSTAAQFCFPQKGERKYPGKSQDIIWAESELLSHQSSDSSKLDSFCGLLVNKLKDAYSWVGEITLESSIGAWIGEVPDYLKETSRAKSVEDHIVTSSSLLEKLNEDAKASAQDIATYQVVLSPEGKIIGFQPTSRVAVNHWAANPLAKELYGGKKLSPGLIEPGLKSRPPTNVVVLELLMSVNSVRPFALVRPLLPQ, from the exons ATGGCTTctactgcttcttcttcttcttcttcacttctctttcCCTCCAGAAATTTCAAATCTGTTCCATATCGGAGAAGAAGCTTCGTGTCTTTTATCCGTTTTGCTAAAAATCCTTCTGCGGAGGAGGACATTCTCCGTTTCGTGGCGGAATCAGATGGGAAGGCGCTTCCATGTGTACGGACTTACGAGAACAATTCAGCTCGGCTCAGTCTCGTTGGTACAGTAGCTTTTGATCAGGCTTTGACTGCGGCTGCTGCTGACGGTGGTGAAGCTGCCGATGATCATCTTCGTGAGAATGTCCCTGTTATGGTGGTCGAGACTGTTTTTCCCGGAGGATCTGACCCTAAGGCTACTGTGTCTACCAGATTG TTCTTGCCTACTAAAAAGGTTAAAGAGCGAGCTAAAAAGCTGCGGTGGTCTCTTTCCGAGGATCTTTCTAGTGGAGATTTGTCCAAGAACATACTTGCTATGACTTTTAGGCAAGTTGTTTTGAGACAACTGTGGAACTTTCAGCTTGTGTTGTTTGGACCTGGAGCTGAAAGAGAAATGGGAGATTTCGAAAACCCTCGAGAG CAGGTTTCTACATCTTTCACTCTTAGCTCATCCGATGAACGGGCTATATCTGTTATTGCAGAAGTTGTATGCATCTCCGCTCTTCAAAGCACTGAGAAGAGTTTCCTTGATGATTATCTGGAAAAAGCTAAGTTTCCCTTTTTCAAGTGGTTCTCTAAACACAGGAGGATTGCTTCAAGAGATTGTTCAGTTGTCCTTCATAAGGTATTTGATGATGAGCAGAATACCAACCACTTGCTTGAGTATTACCAGTCAAGGGAGGAGAATTTTAAACTTGCAGACACTAGGCAAAGAAGTCGGTGGTGGAACATGTCTGCAGATTCGAAGTTGGAAAAAATTGGAGGCCCTGGATTTAGTACTTGGGCAAGCGAGTATTTACCTGCATATCGACTAGAGATTGATACTACAATACTTGCGGACCTAAAGCTTGAGGGGTGGAGAAAGTCCAGCGAGAATAAGTGGGAGGTTCTTCTAACTCACTCACAAATG GTTGGATTGGCTGAAGCATTGGATATTTACTTTGAAGATGTATACTCACTGCCCAAAAAACAGCTACCGTGTGATGTTTCTGGAAATTATGCAAACTTACCCAATGAAAAG AGAGGACTGTCTTTGTTGAAAATCCTATCTGTCACTGTGGCCAGTGgaattcttcttcttgctgTTAGTACTGCGGCTCAGTTCTGTTTTCCTCAGAAAGGCGAGAGAAAGTATCCTGGAAAAAGCCAAGATATCATATGGGCCGAGAGTGAGTTGTTATCTCATCAATCTTCAGATTCCTCTAAG TTGGATTCATTCTGTGGATTACTCGTCAACAAGCTCAAGGATGCTTACAGCTGGGTGGGGGAGATAACCCTAGAAAGCAGCATAGGTGCCTGGATTGGGGAAGTACCTGATTATTTGAAAGAAACCAGCAGAGCTAAGTCTGTTGAAGATCACATCGTTACAAGCTCTTCTCTTCTGGAAAAACTCAATGAAGATGCAAAGGCATCTGCGCAAGATATCGCTACTTACCAG GTAGTGTTATCACCTGAAGGTAAAATTATAGGGTTCCAACCAACAAGCCGGGTTGCTGTGAACCACTGGGCTGCTAATCCTTTAGCTAAAGAACTTTATGGAGGAAAAAAACTCTCGCCTG GGCTGATTGAGCCTGGTTTAAAGAGTCGCCCTCCAACAAATGTAGTTGTGTTGGAATTGTTAATGTCTGTAAATTCAGTTCGTCCTTTTGCATTGGTTAGACCATTATTACCACAATAA
- the LOC104741462 gene encoding transcription factor VOZ1-like isoform X2 gives MTGKRTKTNCRSASHKLFKDKAKNRVDDLQGMLLDLQSARKESRGTDVSLLEEQVNQMLREWKSELNEPSPASSLQQGGTLGSFSSDICRLLQLCDEEDDATSKLAAPKPEPADQNLEAGKAAVFQRGKSEHGFPLADHCKDPPLVVGNNNFVGTANLEYNQFDLQQEFEPNFNGGFNDCPSYGVEGPLHISTFMPTICPPPSAFLGPKCALWDCPRPAQGFDWFQDYCSSFHAALAFNEGPPGMNPVVRPGGIGLKDGLLFAALSAKAGGKDVGIPECEGAATAKSPWNAPELFDLTVLESETLREWLFFDKPRRAFESGNRKQRSLPDYNGRGWHESRKQIMVEFGGLKRSYYMDPQPLQHFEWHLYEYEINKCDACALYRLELKLVDGKKNSKGKVSNDSVADLQKQMGRLTAEFPPENNNMTTTTTNNNNNKRCIKGRPKVNTKVATVNVQNTVEQATDYGVGEEFNYLVGNLSDYYIA, from the exons ATGACGGGAAAGAGAACTAAGACTAATTGCAGATCTGCTTCGCACAAGCTGTTCAAAGATAAGGCTAAGAACCGTGTTGATGATTTGCAAGGCATGCTTTTGGATCTTCAATCCGCTAGGAAAGAGTCTAGGGGTACTGATGTCTCTCTCCTTGAGGAGCAAGTGAATCAGATGCTTCGTGAGTGGAAATCTGAGCTCAACGAACCTTCTCCTGCTTCTTCCTTGCAACAA GGTGGTACTCTGGGCTCTTTCTCATCAGACATTTGTCGGCTGCTTCAGCtctgtgatgaagaagatgatgctaCCAGCAAATTAGCTGCTCCCAAGCCTGAGCCTGCTGATCAGAATCTTGAAGCTGGCAAAGCTGCTGTCTTTCAAAGG GGGAAGTCAGAACATGGATTTCCGTTGGCTGATCATTGCAAAGATCCGCCTTTAGTAGTTGGCAACAACAACTTTGTTGGAACTGCTAATCTGGAATATAATCAGTTTGATCTGCAACAAGAGTTTGAGCCAAACTTCAATGGTGGTTTCAACGATTGTCCCAGTTACGGTGTTGAGGGTCCTCTGCATATCTCTACTTTTATGCCGACTATCTGTCCTCCACCTTCTGCGTTCTTGGGTCCAAAATGTGCTCTTTGGGATTGTCCTAGGCCAGCTCAAGGATTCGACTGGTTCCAGGATTACTGCAGCAGCTTCCATGCTGCACTGGCTTTCAATGAAGGGCCACCAGGTATGAATCCTGTTGTGCGTCCAGGAGGCATTGGTTTGAAAGACGGTCTTCTTTTTGCTGCTCTTAGCGCCAAAGCTGGAGGGAAAGATGTTGGTATTCCTGAATGTGAAGGAGCTGCAACTGCGAAATCTCCATGGAATGCTCCAG AGCTCTTTGATCTCACGGTTCTAGAGAGTGAGACACTAAGGGAGTGGCTATTCTTTGACAAACCAAGGAGGGCCTTTGAGAGTGGGAACAGAAAGCAAAGATCTTTACCAGATTACAATGGTCGCGGTTGGCATGAGTCACGTAAACAGATCATGGTCGAGTTTGGAGGGCTAAAGAGATCTTACTACATGGATCCACAGCCTCTGCAACATTTTGAATGGCACCTTTACGAATACGAGATCAACAAGTGCGATGCTTGTGCCTTGTACAGACTCGAGCTCAAGCTCGTTGATGGGAAGAAGAATTCAAAGGGAAAAGTTTCAAACGACTCGGTGGCAGATTTGCAGAAGCAGATGGGAAGACTCACAGCTGAGTTCCCTCCAGAAAACAACAATATgactaccaccaccaccaacaacaacaacaacaaacgtTGCATCAAAGGAAGACCAAAAGTGAACACTAAAGTTGCCACCGTGAATGTTCAGAACACAGTAGAGCAGGCCACTGACTATGGAGTAGGTGAAGAGTTTAACTATCTGGTCGGAAATCTAAGCGACTATTATATCGCCTga